The proteins below are encoded in one region of Equus przewalskii isolate Varuska chromosome 1, EquPr2, whole genome shotgun sequence:
- the DUSP13B gene encoding dual specificity protein phosphatase 13B isoform X2 — protein MRGKSGSSLPPCPPAARWVSLAKPVASWVPVSLPGPGIAYQRGKTFFPVCTFPSYWLKGPETVSQDKHSFPARHQTQVLVPLTSQLCRVPDFLSQLTPDRTHLTWVRPDPQRWPESRGMDSLQKQDLRRPKIHGAVRVPPYQPPTLASLQRLLWVHRAATLSHINEVWPNLFLGDAYAARDKNKLTQLGITHVVNVAAGKFQVDTGAKFYHGMPLEYYGIEADDNPFFDLSVYFLPVARYIRTALNIPQGRVLVHCAMGVSRSATVVLAFLMIYENMTLVEAIQTVQAHRDICPNSGFLQQLQVLDNRLGRETGRL, from the exons ATGAGGGGAAAATCCGGGTCTTCACTTCCACCCTGCCCACCGGCTGCCCGCTGGGTGAGCTTGGCCAAGCCAGTGGCCTCCTGGGTGCCCGTTTCCCTTCCCGGTCCTGGCATCGCCTACCAGAGAGGAAAGACGTTCTTCCCAGTTTGTACCTTCCCTAGCTACTGGTTGAAGGGGCCAGAGACAGTTAGCCAAGATAAGCACTCCTTCCCAGCACGGCACCAGACCCAGGTTCTGGTGCCACTGACATCCCAGCTCTGCAGGGTCCCGGACTTCCTCAGTCAGCTGACTCCTGACAGAACCCACCTCACCTGGGTGAGGCCTGACCCGCAGCGCTGGCCTGAGTCACGGGG GATGGACTCACTGCAGAAGCAGGACCTCCGGAGGCCCAAGATCCATGGAGCAGTCCGGGTGCCTCCATATCAGCCACCCACGCTGGCCTCGCTGCAGCGCTTGCTATGGGTCCATCGGGCCGCCACGCTGAGCCACATCAATGAAGTCTGGCCCAATCTCTTCCTGGGAGATGC GTATGCAGCCCGGGACAAGAACAAGCTGACCCAGCTGGGCATCACCCATGTCGTGAATGTCGCTGCAGGCAAGTTTCAAGTGGATACAGGTGCCAAGTTCTACCATGGAATGCCCTTGGAGTACTATGGCATTGAAGCCGATGACAACCCCTTCTTTGACCTCAGTGTCTACTTTCTGCCTGTTGCTCGATACATCCGAACTGCCCTCAATATTCCCCAAG GCCGTGTGCTGGTACACTGCGCCATGGGGGTAAGCCGCTCTGCCACAGTTGTCCTGGCCTTCCTCATGATCTACGAGAACATGACGCTGGTGGAGGCCATCCAGACGGTTCAGGCTCACCGTGATATCTGCCCCAACTCGGGCTTTCTCCAGCAGCTCCAGGTTCTGGACAACCGACTGGGGCGGGAGACGGGGCGACTCTGA
- the DUSP13B gene encoding dual specificity protein phosphatase 13B isoform X3: protein MDLSQPRLPPPALPAGPEAAGCRPELRGQSWSLYPPTGFCHFATLALALLVLLQALAQVDTQKMKQHQVCGDRRLEAGSTKCPSEKTTAWARYPYRMDSLQKQDLRRPKIHGAVRVPPYQPPTLASLQRLLWVHRAATLSHINEVWPNLFLGDAYAARDKNKLTQLGITHVVNVAAGKFQVDTGAKFYHGMPLEYYGIEADDNPFFDLSVYFLPVARYIRTALNIPQGRVLVHCAMGVSRSATVVLAFLMIYENMTLVEAIQTVQAHRDICPNSGFLQQLQVLDNRLGRETGRL from the exons AGCTGGTCCCTATACCCTCCCACAGGGTTCTGCCATTTTGCTACCCTGGCACTGgcgctgctggtgctgctgcagGCTCTGGCCCAGGTGGATACCCAGAAGATG aaacagcatCAAGTGTGCGGAGACAGGCGGCTGGAAGCCGGCAGCACAAAGTGCCCGTCAGAGAAGACTACAGCCTGGGCCAGATACCCCTACAG GATGGACTCACTGCAGAAGCAGGACCTCCGGAGGCCCAAGATCCATGGAGCAGTCCGGGTGCCTCCATATCAGCCACCCACGCTGGCCTCGCTGCAGCGCTTGCTATGGGTCCATCGGGCCGCCACGCTGAGCCACATCAATGAAGTCTGGCCCAATCTCTTCCTGGGAGATGC GTATGCAGCCCGGGACAAGAACAAGCTGACCCAGCTGGGCATCACCCATGTCGTGAATGTCGCTGCAGGCAAGTTTCAAGTGGATACAGGTGCCAAGTTCTACCATGGAATGCCCTTGGAGTACTATGGCATTGAAGCCGATGACAACCCCTTCTTTGACCTCAGTGTCTACTTTCTGCCTGTTGCTCGATACATCCGAACTGCCCTCAATATTCCCCAAG GCCGTGTGCTGGTACACTGCGCCATGGGGGTAAGCCGCTCTGCCACAGTTGTCCTGGCCTTCCTCATGATCTACGAGAACATGACGCTGGTGGAGGCCATCCAGACGGTTCAGGCTCACCGTGATATCTGCCCCAACTCGGGCTTTCTCCAGCAGCTCCAGGTTCTGGACAACCGACTGGGGCGGGAGACGGGGCGACTCTGA
- the DUSP13B gene encoding dual specificity protein phosphatase 13B isoform X5 → MDSLQKQDLRRPKIHGAVRVPPYQPPTLASLQRLLWVHRAATLSHINEVWPNLFLGDAYAARDKNKLTQLGITHVVNVAAGKFQVDTGAKFYHGMPLEYYGIEADDNPFFDLSVYFLPVARYIRTALNIPQGRVLVHCAMGVSRSATVVLAFLMIYENMTLVEAIQTVQAHRDICPNSGFLQQLQVLDNRLGRETGRL, encoded by the exons ATGGACTCACTGCAGAAGCAGGACCTCCGGAGGCCCAAGATCCATGGAGCAGTCCGGGTGCCTCCATATCAGCCACCCACGCTGGCCTCGCTGCAGCGCTTGCTATGGGTCCATCGGGCCGCCACGCTGAGCCACATCAATGAAGTCTGGCCCAATCTCTTCCTGGGAGATGC GTATGCAGCCCGGGACAAGAACAAGCTGACCCAGCTGGGCATCACCCATGTCGTGAATGTCGCTGCAGGCAAGTTTCAAGTGGATACAGGTGCCAAGTTCTACCATGGAATGCCCTTGGAGTACTATGGCATTGAAGCCGATGACAACCCCTTCTTTGACCTCAGTGTCTACTTTCTGCCTGTTGCTCGATACATCCGAACTGCCCTCAATATTCCCCAAG GCCGTGTGCTGGTACACTGCGCCATGGGGGTAAGCCGCTCTGCCACAGTTGTCCTGGCCTTCCTCATGATCTACGAGAACATGACGCTGGTGGAGGCCATCCAGACGGTTCAGGCTCACCGTGATATCTGCCCCAACTCGGGCTTTCTCCAGCAGCTCCAGGTTCTGGACAACCGACTGGGGCGGGAGACGGGGCGACTCTGA